The proteins below come from a single bacterium genomic window:
- a CDS encoding lipid-A-disaccharide synthase-related protein produces the protein MSKPRLLIVSNGYGEDLEAAQVVRSLPPDRLDVAAYPLVGLGGAYPAGVELLDPRRDFPSGGFGVRAGWRSTWADLRHGWLAFWRAQRQALRAQRGRSGLVLAAGDVYCLAMAAAAGGPTVYLALPKSEYVGPHSPLERLLIRRLATRVFARDEVTAEALRRRGIDAHYVGFTLMDTLAVTGATFGLPAGRPVVTVLPGSKPPAFNNLPLLLRTVERVAARMAPPPDVLVAWAPHLAGERLRQTVETAGGRWIDGRRFRLGQLEALVTLEHFADALAQATVVLGMAGAAHEQAAGLGKPVVAFPGTGPQFTAVFLAEQQRLLGDALVATRSPEEAVEAVLRLLGDPAERERRGAVGRARQGGPGGAAAIAHYLLTRLAA, from the coding sequence GTGAGCAAACCACGTCTTCTTATCGTCAGCAACGGCTACGGCGAAGATCTCGAGGCGGCGCAGGTCGTGCGGTCGCTGCCGCCCGATCGTCTCGACGTCGCGGCCTATCCGCTGGTCGGGCTCGGGGGGGCCTATCCCGCCGGCGTGGAACTCCTCGATCCGCGGCGCGACTTCCCGAGCGGGGGTTTCGGAGTCCGCGCCGGCTGGCGAAGCACGTGGGCCGATCTGCGGCACGGCTGGCTCGCCTTCTGGCGGGCCCAGCGGCAGGCGTTGCGCGCGCAGCGCGGCCGGAGCGGACTCGTGCTGGCCGCCGGCGACGTGTATTGTCTCGCCATGGCGGCCGCCGCGGGCGGACCGACCGTCTACCTCGCGCTGCCGAAATCGGAATACGTCGGTCCGCACTCGCCGCTGGAGCGGTTGCTCATTCGGCGCCTGGCCACCCGCGTCTTCGCGCGAGACGAGGTGACGGCCGAGGCGCTGCGGCGGCGCGGGATCGACGCGCACTACGTCGGGTTCACGCTGATGGACACGCTGGCCGTGACGGGAGCAACCTTCGGCCTGCCGGCCGGCCGGCCGGTCGTGACGGTGCTCCCCGGAAGCAAGCCGCCCGCGTTCAATAACCTTCCCCTCCTCCTCCGGACGGTGGAGCGGGTCGCGGCCCGCATGGCCCCGCCGCCGGATGTGCTCGTTGCGTGGGCCCCACACCTGGCCGGCGAGCGCCTGCGGCAGACGGTGGAGACCGCCGGCGGCCGGTGGATTGACGGGCGGCGCTTCCGCCTCGGGCAGCTCGAGGCCCTGGTGACGTTGGAGCATTTCGCCGACGCGCTGGCGCAGGCCACGGTGGTCCTGGGCATGGCCGGCGCCGCGCACGAGCAGGCGGCGGGGCTCGGCAAGCCGGTCGTGGCGTTTCCGGGCACCGGCCCGCAGTTCACTGCGGTGTTCCTGGCCGAGCAGCAGCGGCTGCTCGGGGACGCGCTCGTCGCGACGCGCTCCCCGGAGGAGGCGGTCGAGGCGGTGCTGCGCCTCCTCGGCGATCCGGCGGAGCGCGAGCGCCGCGGCGCGGTCGGGCGTGCGCGGCAGGGTGGCCCGGGCGGCGCCGCGGCGATCGCCCATTACCTCCTGACGCGCCTGGCGGCGTAG
- a CDS encoding ABC transporter ATP-binding protein: MGGRVLRDRGLLARTDRPMYNGAVAELRRLSAFLRPYTVQLTAGVSAAILVAVAWLYVPRYLGEQADRVIQTGSLAILNHAALIVLAIYAFRSMCLYIQLSLLAFVGHRLVADLRAQIFHRVQRWSLARFAAWHSGEVISRTIQDTQLVEQRLLGGIVDLITTAMTLTGIIVMVFLINWRLAVLTFVALPAFVVAARVFAREVHTISTRAQQQVASLTGLIKESVIGARVIRAFVQESREERRFGRVNERTFQANYGIRRIIAVEVSLVSLLTALALVLVLWAGARYVARHEMTPGSLLAFLGYLALSMDPAMSLTRLYSEARQAMAGLERVYELLDVPETVRNAPGAVPLPRAQGRVRFAGVSLAYEPGRFALHDVTLDVQPGEHVAIVGPSGAGKTSLVNLIPRFYDPTDGTVEIDGYDLRRVTIASVRAQIGLVPQDTILFAGTIAENIAYGRPHASRREVENAARVANAHGFIAALPRGYDQVLGEGGLQLSGGQRQRLALARAVLNDPAIYILDEATSALDTESEEAIQEAMARLTERRTTFIVAHRLSTVRSADRIVVMLDGRIAEIGRHDELTSRDGPYSRLVRSQLLEEAPVPAAAGPAPPPAS; the protein is encoded by the coding sequence ATGGGCGGGCGAGTCCTCCGGGATCGCGGCCTGCTCGCCCGCACCGATCGCCCCATGTATAATGGCGCCGTGGCCGAATTGCGGCGCCTCAGCGCCTTTCTGCGCCCGTACACCGTCCAGCTCACCGCCGGCGTCAGCGCCGCGATCCTCGTGGCCGTGGCGTGGCTCTACGTGCCCCGCTACCTCGGCGAGCAGGCCGACCGGGTCATTCAGACCGGCAGCCTCGCGATCCTCAACCATGCCGCACTCATCGTGCTCGCGATCTACGCGTTCCGCAGCATGTGCCTGTACATCCAGCTGTCGCTGCTCGCCTTCGTCGGGCACCGCCTCGTAGCCGATCTACGCGCCCAGATCTTCCACCGCGTCCAGCGCTGGTCCCTGGCCCGGTTCGCCGCCTGGCACAGCGGCGAAGTAATCTCGCGGACGATCCAGGACACGCAGCTCGTCGAGCAGCGCCTGCTCGGCGGGATCGTCGACCTGATCACGACGGCGATGACGCTCACCGGCATCATCGTGATGGTGTTCCTCATCAACTGGCGGCTGGCGGTCCTCACCTTCGTTGCGCTGCCCGCGTTCGTGGTCGCGGCCCGGGTATTCGCGCGCGAAGTGCACACTATCTCGACCCGGGCGCAGCAGCAGGTCGCGTCGCTTACCGGTCTGATCAAAGAATCGGTGATCGGCGCGCGGGTCATCCGCGCCTTCGTCCAGGAGTCCCGCGAAGAACGCCGGTTCGGCCGCGTCAACGAGCGCACGTTCCAGGCCAACTACGGGATCCGCCGGATCATCGCCGTCGAGGTCTCGCTCGTCAGTCTGCTCACCGCGCTCGCCCTCGTGCTCGTGCTGTGGGCCGGCGCCCGGTACGTCGCGCGGCACGAGATGACGCCCGGGTCGCTGCTCGCCTTCCTCGGCTACCTCGCGCTGTCCATGGACCCCGCGATGAGCCTGACGCGGCTCTACTCCGAGGCGCGCCAGGCGATGGCCGGGCTGGAGCGCGTCTACGAACTGCTGGACGTGCCGGAGACCGTCCGCAACGCTCCGGGGGCCGTCCCGCTGCCCCGCGCGCAGGGCCGCGTCCGTTTCGCGGGCGTGTCGCTGGCCTACGAACCGGGGCGCTTCGCGCTGCACGACGTCACGCTCGACGTCCAACCGGGCGAACACGTCGCGATTGTGGGCCCGAGCGGCGCCGGCAAGACGAGCCTCGTGAATCTCATCCCCCGGTTCTACGATCCGACGGACGGAACGGTGGAGATCGACGGCTACGATCTGCGGCGTGTCACGATTGCCTCGGTGCGGGCGCAGATCGGCCTGGTCCCCCAGGACACGATCCTCTTTGCGGGCACGATCGCGGAGAACATCGCCTACGGCCGGCCCCACGCATCGCGGCGCGAGGTCGAGAACGCCGCCCGGGTGGCGAACGCGCACGGGTTCATCGCCGCGCTGCCCCGGGGCTACGACCAGGTGCTCGGCGAAGGCGGACTGCAGCTCTCGGGAGGCCAGCGGCAGCGCCTGGCGCTGGCCCGCGCGGTGCTCAACGATCCGGCGATCTACATCCTGGACGAAGCGACCTCGGCCCTGGACACCGAGTCGGAAGAAGCGATCCAGGAGGCCATGGCGCGCCTCACGGAGCGGCGGACCACGTTCATCGTGGCCCACCGCCTCTCCACGGTCCGCAGCGCCGATCGCATCGTCGTCATGCTGGACGGGCGGATCGCGGAGATCGGCCGGCACGACGAGTTGACCTCGCGCGACGGGCCCTACAGCCGTCTGGTTCGAAGCCAGCTGCTCGAGGAAGCCCCGGTGCCGGCCGCCGCCGGCCCCGCCCCGCCGCCGGCCTCGTGA
- a CDS encoding glycosyltransferase family 2 protein gives MEISVVIPTYNNREVLQETLRMLRAQAFPADACEIVVVDDGSTDGTAEMVAALSAAGGPAVRYVTQMNRGRSAARNLGVQRARGRIVVFLDSDLWATPTLLAEHHRHYPAGVTGLGVQGRTATHPDSRVTPFMQVKEITPDFTIRRRRDLSPFHVTTRNCSMLRRDVLDAGGFDETFSGYGWEDIELALRLHARGVRFEYEPRALGYHHHVEDLPGVREKLRQAGTGAVYFWRKYGRSPRIGIFLEIAPFMLPVKWLVYRTRLIAPFIRWLVPRAEARGWLLILNECYSFLLWEAFYDGVFRALKSPGAAETRQPAARPATGRTDARPETPTPLR, from the coding sequence ATGGAGATTAGCGTCGTCATCCCCACCTACAACAACCGGGAGGTCCTGCAGGAGACCCTCCGGATGCTGCGCGCGCAAGCCTTTCCGGCCGACGCGTGCGAGATCGTGGTGGTCGACGACGGCAGCACGGACGGGACGGCGGAGATGGTGGCGGCGCTGTCCGCCGCCGGGGGGCCGGCCGTTCGCTACGTCACGCAGATGAACCGGGGGCGGAGCGCGGCCCGCAATCTCGGCGTACAGCGTGCGCGGGGCCGCATCGTGGTGTTTCTCGATTCCGACCTCTGGGCCACGCCGACGTTGCTCGCCGAGCACCACCGGCACTACCCCGCCGGCGTGACGGGACTCGGCGTGCAGGGCCGGACCGCCACGCACCCGGACTCGCGGGTGACGCCCTTTATGCAGGTCAAGGAGATCACCCCGGATTTTACGATCCGGCGGCGCCGCGATCTGTCGCCGTTCCACGTGACCACGCGCAACTGCTCGATGCTGCGGCGGGACGTGCTCGACGCCGGCGGGTTCGACGAGACCTTCAGCGGATACGGCTGGGAGGACATCGAGCTGGCCCTCCGCCTGCACGCGCGGGGCGTGCGATTCGAATACGAACCGCGGGCGCTCGGATACCATCACCACGTCGAGGATCTCCCGGGCGTGCGGGAGAAGCTGCGGCAGGCCGGCACCGGCGCCGTCTACTTCTGGCGCAAGTACGGGCGCTCCCCGCGCATCGGCATCTTTCTCGAAATCGCCCCGTTCATGCTGCCGGTGAAGTGGCTCGTGTACCGGACGCGGCTCATCGCGCCGTTCATCCGGTGGCTGGTGCCCCGCGCGGAAGCCCGGGGATGGCTGCTCATCCTCAACGAATGCTACAGTTTTCTGCTCTGGGAGGCGTTTTACGACGGCGTGTTTCGCGCGCTCAAGTCGCCGGGCGCGGCGGAGACCCGCCAACCGGCGGCGCGGCCCGCGACGGGACGGACCGACGCGCGGCCGGAAACCCCCACACCGCTTCGGTAG
- a CDS encoding glycosyltransferase family A protein, with product MSLAVSVITPTRNRAPVLARCLHHLAAQSLPPDRYEVLVVDDASTDETRAVVETAARDARPPIRAFWLRDRMGVPGARNHAIREARGDVLVFVDSDNLAPPAFLQAHLAIHETHPAAVGRGPVILTRSLERPFAARGSILDLSTAYFDTDNASVRRAHLLRVGLFDEIFYPYGWEGLDLGFRLRALGLRRIYRRDAALFHYHEEVSPESLAGLLTKEEERARTAWLFYEKHPTLEARLALQFTPFHLALNGAQRLFGLVRPDNVEAWVRRADRSGAPGLGRLLLSGVLNARYLAHLHANAHVRPHARTDGD from the coding sequence GTGAGCCTCGCCGTCAGCGTCATCACCCCCACGCGCAACCGGGCCCCGGTGCTGGCCCGGTGCCTGCACCACCTCGCGGCGCAATCGCTCCCCCCGGACCGGTACGAAGTGCTCGTCGTCGACGACGCCTCCACCGACGAGACCCGCGCCGTGGTCGAGACCGCCGCCCGCGACGCCCGGCCGCCGATCCGGGCGTTTTGGCTGCGCGACCGCATGGGCGTGCCGGGAGCGAGGAACCACGCGATCCGTGAGGCCAGGGGCGACGTCCTCGTCTTCGTGGACAGCGACAATCTCGCGCCCCCGGCGTTCCTGCAGGCGCACCTGGCGATTCACGAGACCCACCCCGCCGCGGTCGGGCGCGGCCCGGTCATCCTGACGCGATCCCTCGAGCGGCCGTTTGCGGCGCGGGGCAGCATCCTCGACCTGTCCACCGCGTACTTCGATACGGACAACGCCTCCGTGCGGCGCGCGCATCTCCTGCGGGTCGGCCTGTTCGACGAGATCTTCTACCCCTACGGATGGGAAGGGCTCGATCTCGGCTTCCGCCTTCGCGCGCTCGGCCTGCGGCGTATCTATCGCCGGGACGCGGCCCTGTTCCACTATCATGAGGAGGTCTCGCCCGAGAGCCTCGCCGGCCTCTTGACGAAGGAGGAAGAGCGCGCCCGCACCGCCTGGTTGTTCTACGAGAAGCATCCGACGCTCGAGGCGCGCCTGGCGCTCCAGTTCACACCGTTTCACCTGGCGCTCAACGGCGCGCAGCGGCTCTTCGGGCTGGTGCGTCCCGACAACGTCGAGGCGTGGGTCCGCCGGGCCGACCGGTCGGGGGCGCCCGGCCTCGGCCGTCTCCTGCTGTCGGGGGTCCTCAACGCCCGCTACCTCGCCCACCTCCACGCGAACGCCCACGTGCGGCCCCACGCGCGGACCGATGGAGATTAG
- a CDS encoding glycosyltransferase family 39 protein, producing MGRRERVWAAAVLAAAAILTFARLGAGTLWDQDETKYAEVAREMLQTGDPITLHMNGSPWYVHPPLYMWLVAATGRIAGFSTLTVRFWSAAASVLAVYATMLLGTALFNTRTGILAGAVLAVTFHFLVQSRLAVFDTVLLAFMLLAAYGAVRGYQRGRAADYLRFFVFAGLATLTKGPIGLVLPALVMAAFATARRAWPRWREVPWGTGLALYALIGLSWYAVEAAVRGSAFVRPVLGYYGVGRFFGVVENQAGPWYYYLPILALGAFPWTAFWPAAAVWHVRRLREDGSLFVLLWCGITVCFYSLARTKLPNYVLPVYPLAAVGVAALWDAWLERRADAPTPAAALSAVLLGVLIAGLYVGIAGYLVRLYPQQYHAFSRILLPPAVTLAAGTAIAAVLLVSGRRAGAFVALCAGMALTWLGVIAWVAPVAEAEKPMPVAARAIAAAWRPGDRILGYRLDVYSSLIYYSGHRVEWVDTPLGLANAACLPGRVFVVIADAERRWVALPRPMTPLSARGGIEVLVKPESVTCP from the coding sequence ATGGGGCGCCGCGAGCGCGTCTGGGCGGCCGCCGTGCTGGCCGCCGCCGCCATCCTCACGTTCGCCCGCCTCGGCGCGGGCACGCTGTGGGATCAGGACGAGACGAAGTACGCGGAGGTCGCGCGGGAAATGCTCCAAACCGGCGACCCGATCACGCTGCACATGAACGGCAGTCCGTGGTACGTCCACCCGCCCCTCTACATGTGGCTCGTCGCGGCGACGGGCCGGATCGCCGGCTTCAGCACGCTCACCGTGCGGTTCTGGTCCGCGGCCGCAAGCGTGCTGGCCGTGTACGCGACGATGCTGCTCGGCACGGCGCTGTTCAACACGCGGACCGGTATTCTCGCCGGCGCGGTGCTGGCCGTGACGTTCCATTTTCTCGTGCAGTCACGCCTCGCCGTCTTCGATACGGTGCTGCTCGCCTTCATGCTGCTCGCCGCGTACGGCGCCGTGCGCGGGTACCAGCGGGGGCGCGCGGCCGACTATCTCCGGTTTTTCGTCTTTGCGGGACTCGCGACCCTCACCAAAGGTCCGATCGGGCTCGTACTCCCGGCGCTGGTGATGGCGGCGTTCGCGACCGCGCGGCGGGCGTGGCCGCGGTGGCGCGAGGTGCCCTGGGGAACGGGCCTCGCCCTCTACGCGCTGATCGGCCTGTCCTGGTACGCGGTGGAGGCGGCCGTGCGCGGCTCGGCGTTTGTTCGGCCGGTGCTCGGGTACTACGGGGTGGGGCGGTTCTTCGGCGTCGTCGAAAATCAAGCGGGTCCCTGGTATTACTACCTCCCGATTCTGGCGCTCGGCGCGTTCCCGTGGACCGCGTTCTGGCCCGCCGCCGCCGTCTGGCACGTCCGCCGGCTGCGCGAGGACGGCAGCCTCTTTGTGCTTCTCTGGTGCGGCATCACCGTGTGCTTCTACTCGCTGGCGCGGACCAAGCTGCCCAACTATGTGCTTCCGGTGTATCCGCTCGCCGCCGTAGGCGTCGCGGCCCTGTGGGACGCCTGGCTCGAGCGCCGGGCCGACGCGCCGACGCCTGCGGCGGCGCTCTCCGCCGTCCTGCTCGGGGTCCTGATCGCCGGGCTCTACGTCGGGATCGCCGGATACCTTGTGCGGCTGTACCCGCAACAGTACCACGCGTTCAGCCGGATCTTGCTCCCGCCGGCCGTCACGCTCGCCGCCGGCACCGCCATCGCCGCCGTCCTGCTGGTGTCCGGACGCCGCGCCGGCGCCTTCGTCGCCCTATGCGCCGGGATGGCGCTCACGTGGCTCGGCGTGATCGCGTGGGTGGCCCCGGTGGCGGAGGCGGAGAAGCCGATGCCGGTCGCCGCGCGGGCCATCGCGGCGGCCTGGCGGCCGGGCGACCGGATCCTCGGCTACCGGTTGGACGTCTACTCGTCGCTCATCTATTACTCCGGCCACCGGGTGGAGTGGGTGGACACGCCGCTCGGTCTGGCCAACGCGGCCTGCCTGCCCGGCCGGGTATTCGTCGTCATCGCGGACGCTGAGCGCCGGTGGGTGGCGCTGCCCCGGCCGATGACGCCGCTCTCGGCCCGCGGGGGGATTGAGGTGCTGGTGAAGCCCGAAAGCGTGACTTGCCCGTAA